A genomic window from Polyodon spathula isolate WHYD16114869_AA chromosome 43, ASM1765450v1, whole genome shotgun sequence includes:
- the LOC121305402 gene encoding killer cell lectin-like receptor subfamily F member 1 isoform X2, translating into METDSIYTGLQKPSEDVYSTVNQPQGRRAGEQHGVPPVEHTSQSRVTIALGVTVGVLLLAVIVMGTASLQVHHNHSNSQSTSPACLENYNDVITRELSKYKKGLRQRLCGDPNTGKEVESCAVCLDGWRKGYNGSCYFLSTERKSWDFANESCSKLGAHLAVIENEEELDTIYRAIPYISFNWIGLRRKDPHWLWVDGTQLDEKISVFRQHQEYHCAVYGSGVYAQSCNRDYHWICEQDAVRF; encoded by the exons ATGGAGACAGACAGTATTTACACTGGGCTGCAGAAACCTTCTGAGGATGTCTACTCAACAGTAAACCAGCCCCAGGGCAGGAGAGCAGGAGAACAACATGGGG tcccccCCGTCGAGCACACTTCTCAGTCCAGGGTCACCATTGCTCTGGGGGTCACAGTGGGGGTCTTGCTCTTGGCAGTGATCGTCATGGGGACAGCAA GTCTACAAGTGCATCACAATCACAGCAACTCCCAGTCGACCAGTCCAGCCTGTCTGGAGAATTACAACGATGTCATCACCAGAGAGCTCAGCAAGTATAAGAAGGGCCTCAGGCAGAGACTATGTGGAGATCCTAACACTGGCAAGGAAG TGGAGTCGTGTGCAGTCTGTCTGGATGGATGGAGGAAGGGATACAATGGAAGCTGTTATTTCTTATCCACTGAGCGGAAGTCCTGGGACTTTGCTAACGAGTCCTGTTCCAAACTCGGGGCTCATCTTGCTGTGATTGAGAACGAGGAGGAGCTG GACACCATATACAGAGCTATACCATATATCAGCTTTAACTGGATTGGACTGCGTAGAAAAGATCCTCACTGGCTTTGGGTTGATGGCACTCAGCTTGATGAGAA GATTTCAGTTTTCAGACAACACCAAGAGTATCATTGTGCTGTGTATGGAAGTGGTGTATACGCACAGTCGTGTAACAGAGATTATCACTGGATCTGTGAGCAGGATGCTGTGCGCTTCTGA
- the LOC121305402 gene encoding killer cell lectin-like receptor subfamily F member 1 isoform X1 produces METDSIYTGLQKPSEDVYSTVNQPQGRRAGEQHGVPPVEHTSQSRVTIALGVTVGVLLLAVIVMGTAIGLQVHHNHSNSQSTSPACLENYNDVITRELSKYKKGLRQRLCGDPNTGKEVESCAVCLDGWRKGYNGSCYFLSTERKSWDFANESCSKLGAHLAVIENEEELDTIYRAIPYISFNWIGLRRKDPHWLWVDGTQLDEKISVFRQHQEYHCAVYGSGVYAQSCNRDYHWICEQDAVRF; encoded by the exons ATGGAGACAGACAGTATTTACACTGGGCTGCAGAAACCTTCTGAGGATGTCTACTCAACAGTAAACCAGCCCCAGGGCAGGAGAGCAGGAGAACAACATGGGG tcccccCCGTCGAGCACACTTCTCAGTCCAGGGTCACCATTGCTCTGGGGGTCACAGTGGGGGTCTTGCTCTTGGCAGTGATCGTCATGGGGACAGCAA TAGGTCTACAAGTGCATCACAATCACAGCAACTCCCAGTCGACCAGTCCAGCCTGTCTGGAGAATTACAACGATGTCATCACCAGAGAGCTCAGCAAGTATAAGAAGGGCCTCAGGCAGAGACTATGTGGAGATCCTAACACTGGCAAGGAAG TGGAGTCGTGTGCAGTCTGTCTGGATGGATGGAGGAAGGGATACAATGGAAGCTGTTATTTCTTATCCACTGAGCGGAAGTCCTGGGACTTTGCTAACGAGTCCTGTTCCAAACTCGGGGCTCATCTTGCTGTGATTGAGAACGAGGAGGAGCTG GACACCATATACAGAGCTATACCATATATCAGCTTTAACTGGATTGGACTGCGTAGAAAAGATCCTCACTGGCTTTGGGTTGATGGCACTCAGCTTGATGAGAA GATTTCAGTTTTCAGACAACACCAAGAGTATCATTGTGCTGTGTATGGAAGTGGTGTATACGCACAGTCGTGTAACAGAGATTATCACTGGATCTGTGAGCAGGATGCTGTGCGCTTCTGA